A genomic region of Anas platyrhynchos isolate ZD024472 breed Pekin duck chromosome 9, IASCAAS_PekinDuck_T2T, whole genome shotgun sequence contains the following coding sequences:
- the SNED1 gene encoding sushi, nidogen and EGF-like domain-containing protein 1 isoform X4 has product MRGCCVGLLLLLGEWLVPRVGGVVPLDDFYPFGPAQGDAATLKQDDGGSELRPLAVRFPFFGAGHTGLYVNNNGIISFLKEVSQFTPVAFPISKDRRVVAAFWADVDNRRAGDVYYRESRDQAILERATRDIAQYFPEFPDFSAQWVFIATWYRVTFFGGSSFSPVNTFQIVLITDGKLSFTIFNYESITWTTGMHASSGGDFAGLGGIAAQAGFNAGDGKRYFNIPGSRTDDIADVEMTTNVGIPGRWVFRIDDAQVQVGGCSNTTSVCLTLRPCLNGGKCIEDCITGNPSYTCSCLAGFTGKRCHVDVDECLSHPCQNGATCINGVNSFSCQCLPGFRGASCETEELPCETKVCQNGGTCQEANGTAACVCQPGYAGGDCETEVNECESSPCLNGGHCVDLVDNYTCVCLEPFVGQRCETDPSSCEDRSCRNRQTCNYIRPGRYICTCSPGYYGNNCQYGGPRVPGACLSSPCQNGGSCLELEQGYACDCQEGYGGQDCRDKLSEGCECRNGGSCLEGNVTICQCLPGYFGLLCEFEVTATPCNVNTQCPDGGYCMEYGGSYLCVCHTDYGTNHTVPSPCDSEPCLNGGSCEAQDDSYTCECPPGFLGKHCERARPRLCSTAPCRNGGTCKESDGEYHCSCPYRFTGRHCEIGKPDPCASGPCQNGGTCFHYIGKYKCDCAPGYAGRHCEIVPSPCFLSPCENGATCEDLGGDFVCTCPVGYTGKHCQTEIDCGVPSAVKHAQASFNSTTVGSLAEYRCELGYALSQHNSPRVCRSQGVWSDPPECDEIDECRSQPCLNGGQCKDRIAEFLCVCEPGYVGHHCELEVDECQSEPCKNGGTCRDLPGSFVCFCPEGFVGIQCEEEVDACESGPCQNGGECEGYRGSYLCVCPEGFFGYHCETASDPCFSSPCGSRGYCLPSNGTHSCTCKVSYTGKSCEKVKRNVNNKNDISRPVMLTTRTRPRPVEGFEITNVTASTITVQWALHRLKHSTVSRVRVSIRQPGDLEDRTVELNSSVAKYTFLDLQPGERYIVHVTTLSGLGTEDHPSESLATAPFHVWTRPLPPRNLTASRVTPTSVSVTWEQPPAGAVEGYIINVTTLQSVKSRYVPNGKLASYTVRDLLPAQRYRLSVTAVQNTEQGQVHSEPIHLYVTTLQRDGAPERRWSQAGHPRVLRNRLPPAFLPELRLLADHDTAEEPSPAPRFTELVDGRGRISARFGTALSRSITVKTQPEAPVKLENIEEPGRGSLALQLHEARSKRTGQNCSANPCKNGGTCVSESESYHCDCSPGFKGRHCELAACKKVPHSCTRLYSETKSFPVWEGGTCHYLYKRVYKVHQDVCYKESCESTGSKKPSSRKQSDSHTLKKL; this is encoded by the exons ATGCGGGGCTGCTgcgtggggctgctgctgctgctgggcgagTGGCTGGTGCCGCGGGTGGGCGGCGTGGTGCCGCTGGATGATTTCTACCCCTTCGGGCCGGCGCAGGGCGACGCCGCCACGCTCAAGCAGGACGACGGCGGCTCCGAGCTGCGGCCCCTCGCCGTGCGCTTCCCCTTCTTCGGAGCGGGGCACACCGGGCTCTAC GTGAACAACAACGGGATCATCTCCTTCCTGAAGGAGGTCTCCCAGTTCACGCCGGTGGCCTTCCCGATCTCCAAGGACCGGCGCGTGGTGGCAGCTTTTTGGGCAGACGTGGACAACCGGCGTGCGGGCGATGTGTATTACCGGGAGAGCCGAGACCAGGCCATCCTGGAGCGGGCCACCAGGGACATCGCGCAGTATTTCCCCGAGTTCCCCGACTTCTCCGCGCAGTGGGTGTTCATCGCCACCTGGTACCGGGTCACCTTCTTCGGGGGAAGCTCGTTTTCACCG GTAAACACTTTCCAGATCGTCCTCATCACGGACGGCAAGCtgtccttcaccatcttcaACTATGAGTCCATCACCTGGACCACGGGTATGCACGCCAGCAGTGGGGGGGACTTTGCTGGGCTTGGCGGCATCGCAGCGCAG GCAGGTTTTAACGCCGGTGATGGAAAGCGCTACTTCAACATCCCTGGATCCCGCACCGATGACATCGCTGACGTGGAGATGACGACAAATGTGGGTATCCCCGGGCGCTGGGTGTTCAGAATCGATGATGCCCAGGTGCaagtggggggctgcagcaatACAA CCTCCGTGTGCCTGACGCTGCGGCCCTGCCTCAACGGGGGGAAGTGCATTGAGGACTGCATCACCGGGAACCCCTCCTACACCTGCTCCTGCCTCGCGGGCTTCACGGGGAAGAGGTGCCACGTCG acgtggacgagtgtcTCTCCCACCCGTGCCAGAACGGAGCCACCTGCATCAATGGTGTCAACAGCTTCAGCTGCCAGTGCCTGCCGGGCTTCAGAGGAGCCAGCTGTGAGACAG AGGAGTTGCCGTGCGAGACCAAGGTGTGCCAGAACGGCGGGACGTGCCAAGAGGCAAACGGGACGGCGGCATGCGTGTGCCAGCCGGGGTACGCGGGAGGAGACTGCGAGACAG AGGTGAACGAATGCGAGTCCAGCCCTTGCCTGAACGGAGGGCACTGCGTCGACCTGGTTGATAACTACACCTGCGTGTGCCTGGAGCCCTTCGTGGGACAGCGCTGCGAGACAG acCCCTCTTCCTGCGAGGACCGGAGCTGCAGGAACCGTCAGACGTGCAACTACATCCGCCCGGGACGCTACATCTGCACGTGCTCCCCGGGCTATTACGGCAACAACTGCCAGTACG GTGGCCCCCGGGTACCCGGCGCCTGCCTCTCCAGCCCCTGCCAGAACGGGGGCAGCtgcctggagctggagcagggctaTGCCtgcgactgccaggagggctaCGGCGGGCAGGACTGCCGCGACA AGCTCTCTGAGGGCTGCGAGTGTCGGAACGGAGGCAGCTGCCTGGAGGGGAACGTCACCATCTGCCAGTGCCTGCCGGGGTATTTCGGTCTCCTCTGTGAATTCG AGGTGACCGCCACGCCGTGCAACGTCAACACGCAGTGCCCAGATGGCGGCTACTGCATGGAGTACGGTGGGAGCTACCTGTGCGTGTGCCACACCGACTACGGCACCAACCACA CGGTACCTTCCCCCTGCGACTCCGAGCCCTGCCTGAACGGGGGGTCCTGCGAGGCTCAGGACGACTCCTACACCTGCGAGTGTCCCCCGGGCTTCCTGGGGAAGCACTGCGAGAGAG CCCGGCCGCGGCTCTGCAGCACGGCGCCGTGCCGCAACGGGGGCACCTGCAAGGAGTCGGATGGCGAGTACCACTGCTCCTGCCCCTACCGCTTCACCGGCCGGCACTGTGAGATAG GTAAGCCGGACCCCTGCGCCTCAGGGCCGTGCCAGAACGGGGGCACCTGCTTCCACTACATCGGCAAGTACAAGTGCGACTGCGCCCCGGGCTACGCCGGACGGCACTGCGAGATCG TGCCGTCTCCCTGCTTTCTGAGCCCGTGTGAGAACGGTGCCACCTGCGAGGACCTCGGCGGGGACTTTGTGTGCACGTGCCCCGTGGGCTACACCGGGAAGCACTGCCAGACGG AGATCGACTGCGGCGTGCCCAGCGCGGTGAAGCACGCCCAGGCCTCCTTCAACTCCACCACGGTGGGCTCGCTGGCTGAATACCGCTGCGAGCTGGGCTATGCCCTCAGCCAGCACAACAGCCCCCGTGTCTGCCGCTCGCAGGGCGTCTGGAGCGACCCCCCCGAATGCGATG AGATCGACGAGTGCCGCTCCCAGCCTTGCCTGAATGGCGGTCAGTGCAAGGACCGCATCGCTGAGTTCCTGTGCGTGTGTGAGCCAGGATACGTGGGCCACCACTGTGAGTTGG AAGTTGATGAATGCCAGTCAGAGCCCTGCAAGAACGGCGGGACCTGCCGGGACCTCCCAGGctcttttgtttgcttctgtccCGAGGGCTTCGTGGGGATCCAGTGTGAGGAAG AAGTGGATGCCTGCGAGTCTGGCCCGTGCCAAAATGGAGGGGAGTGCGAAGGCTACCGAGGCTCCTACCTGTGTGTGTGCCCGGAGGGTTTCTTCGGCTACCATTGCGAGACAG CCAGCGACCCGTGCTTCTCCAGCCCGTGTGGGAGCCGAGGCTACTGCCTGCCCAGCAATGGCACCCACAGCTGCACCTGCAAAGTGAGCTACACAGGCAAGAGCTGCGAAAAAG tCAAACGCAACGTGAACAACAAGAATGATATCAGCAGGCCTGTCATGCTCACCACGCGCACTA GACCGCGTCCGGTGGAAGGCTTTGAGATCACGAACGTGACGGCCAGCACCATCACGGTGCAATGGGCTCTCCACCGGCTCAAGCACTCCACTGTCAGTAGGGTGCGTGTCTCCATCCGCCAGCCTGGGGACCTGGAAGACCGCACGGTGGAGCTGAACAGCAGCGTGGCCAAGTACACCTTCCT GGACCTGCAGCCAGGAGAGCGCTACATCGTCCATGTCACCACGCTGAGCGGCCTGGGGACAGAAGATCACCCCTCGGAGAGCCTGGCCACGGCTCCCTTCCACGTCTGGACGA GGCCTCTCCCCCCTCGCAACCTCACCGCCTCGCGCGTCACCCCCACCTCCGTGTCCGTGACGTGGGAGCAGCCGCCCGCTGGCGCCGTGGAGGGGTACATCATCAACGTCACCACCCTGCAGAGCGTCAAGAGCCGCTACGTGCCCAACGGCAAGCTCGCCTCCTACACCGTGCGGGACCTGCTGCCCGCCCAGCGCTACCGCCTCTCCGTGACGGCCGTGCAGAACACGGAGCAGGGGCAGGTGCACAGCGAGCCCATCCACCTCTACGTCACCACCC TGCAGAGGGATGGGGCTCCGGAGAGGCGCTGGAGCCAGGCTGGACACCCCCGGGTGCTGCGCaacaggctgcccccagccttcCTGCCTGAACTCCGCTTGCTCGCAGACCACGACACGGCTGAggagccctccccagcccccag GTTCACCGAGCTGGTGGATGGCAGAGGGAGGATCAGCGCCAGGTTCGGCACTGCGCTGAGCAGATCCATCACCGTGAAGACAC AGCCAGAGGCTCCTGTGAAGCTGGAGAACATCGAGGAGCCCGGCCGGGGCAGTCTGGCGCTGCAGCTGCACGAGGCACGGAGCAAAA GAACGGGGCAGAACTgctctgcaaacccctgcaagAACGGAGGCACCTGTGTGAGCGAGAGCGAGTCCTACCACTGCGACTGCAGCCCGGGCTTCAAGGGCAGGCACTGCGAGCTGG CAGCCTGCAAGAAGGTGCCACACTCGTGCACGCGGCTGTACTCGGAAACCAAGTCATTCCCCGTGTGGGAAGGAGGCACCTGCCACTACCT GTACAAGAGAGTCTACAAGGTACACCAGGATGTCTGCTACAAGGAGAGCTGCGAGAGCACCGGTTCCAAGAAGCCAAGCAGCAG aaaacaaagcgaCAGTCACACACTGAAGAAGCTATAG
- the SNED1 gene encoding sushi, nidogen and EGF-like domain-containing protein 1 isoform X5 yields the protein MRGCCVGLLLLLGEWLVPRVGGVVPLDDFYPFGPAQGDAATLKQDDGGSELRPLAVRFPFFGAGHTGLYVNNNGIISFLKEVSQFTPVAFPISKDRRVVAAFWADVDNRRAGDVYYRESRDQAILERATRDIAQYFPEFPDFSAQWVFIATWYRVTFFGGSSFSPVNTFQIVLITDGKLSFTIFNYESITWTTGMHASSGGDFAGLGGIAAQAGFNAGDGKRYFNIPGSRTDDIADVEMTTNVGIPGRWVFRIDDAQVQVGGCSNTTSVCLTLRPCLNGGKCIEDCITGNPSYTCSCLAGFTGKRCHVDVDECLSHPCQNGATCINGVNSFSCQCLPGFRGASCETEELPCETKVCQNGGTCQEANGTAACVCQPGYAGGDCETEVNECESSPCLNGGHCVDLVDNYTCVCLEPFVGQRCETDPSSCEDRSCRNRQTCNYIRPGRYICTCSPGYYGNNCQYGGPRVPGACLSSPCQNGGSCLELEQGYACDCQEGYGGQDCRDKLSEGCECRNGGSCLEGNVTICQCLPGYFGLLCEFEVTATPCNVNTQCPDGGYCMEYGGSYLCVCHTDYGTNHTVPSPCDSEPCLNGGSCEAQDDSYTCECPPGFLGKHCERARPRLCSTAPCRNGGTCKESDGEYHCSCPYRFTGRHCEIGKPDPCASGPCQNGGTCFHYIGKYKCDCAPGYAGRHCEIVPSPCFLSPCENGATCEDLGGDFVCTCPVGYTGKHCQTEIDCGVPSAVKHAQASFNSTTVGSLAEYRCELGYALSQHNSPRVCRSQGVWSDPPECDEIDECRSQPCLNGGQCKDRIAEFLCVCEPGYVGHHCELEVDECQSEPCKNGGTCRDLPGSFVCFCPEGFVGIQCEEEVDACESGPCQNGGECEGYRGSYLCVCPEGFFGYHCETASDPCFSSPCGSRGYCLPSNGTHSCTCKVSYTGKSCEKVKRNVNNKNDISRPVMLTTRTRPRPVEGFEITNVTASTITVQWALHRLKHSTVSRVRVSIRQPGDLEDRTVELNSSVAKYTFLDLQPGERYIVHVTTLSGLGTEDHPSESLATAPFHVWTRPLPPRNLTASRVTPTSVSVTWEQPPAGAVEGYIINVTTLQSVKSRYVPNGKLASYTVRDLLPAQRYRLSVTAVQNTEQGQVHSEPIHLYVTTLQRDGAPERRWSQAGHPRVLRNRLPPAFLPELRLLADHDTAEEPSPAPRFTELVDGRGRISARFGTALSRSITVKTQPEAPVKLENIEEPGRGSLALQLHEARSKRTGQNCSANPCKNGGTCVSESESYHCDCSPGFKGRHCELGTRESTRYTRMSATRRAARAPVPRSQAAENKATVTH from the exons ATGCGGGGCTGCTgcgtggggctgctgctgctgctgggcgagTGGCTGGTGCCGCGGGTGGGCGGCGTGGTGCCGCTGGATGATTTCTACCCCTTCGGGCCGGCGCAGGGCGACGCCGCCACGCTCAAGCAGGACGACGGCGGCTCCGAGCTGCGGCCCCTCGCCGTGCGCTTCCCCTTCTTCGGAGCGGGGCACACCGGGCTCTAC GTGAACAACAACGGGATCATCTCCTTCCTGAAGGAGGTCTCCCAGTTCACGCCGGTGGCCTTCCCGATCTCCAAGGACCGGCGCGTGGTGGCAGCTTTTTGGGCAGACGTGGACAACCGGCGTGCGGGCGATGTGTATTACCGGGAGAGCCGAGACCAGGCCATCCTGGAGCGGGCCACCAGGGACATCGCGCAGTATTTCCCCGAGTTCCCCGACTTCTCCGCGCAGTGGGTGTTCATCGCCACCTGGTACCGGGTCACCTTCTTCGGGGGAAGCTCGTTTTCACCG GTAAACACTTTCCAGATCGTCCTCATCACGGACGGCAAGCtgtccttcaccatcttcaACTATGAGTCCATCACCTGGACCACGGGTATGCACGCCAGCAGTGGGGGGGACTTTGCTGGGCTTGGCGGCATCGCAGCGCAG GCAGGTTTTAACGCCGGTGATGGAAAGCGCTACTTCAACATCCCTGGATCCCGCACCGATGACATCGCTGACGTGGAGATGACGACAAATGTGGGTATCCCCGGGCGCTGGGTGTTCAGAATCGATGATGCCCAGGTGCaagtggggggctgcagcaatACAA CCTCCGTGTGCCTGACGCTGCGGCCCTGCCTCAACGGGGGGAAGTGCATTGAGGACTGCATCACCGGGAACCCCTCCTACACCTGCTCCTGCCTCGCGGGCTTCACGGGGAAGAGGTGCCACGTCG acgtggacgagtgtcTCTCCCACCCGTGCCAGAACGGAGCCACCTGCATCAATGGTGTCAACAGCTTCAGCTGCCAGTGCCTGCCGGGCTTCAGAGGAGCCAGCTGTGAGACAG AGGAGTTGCCGTGCGAGACCAAGGTGTGCCAGAACGGCGGGACGTGCCAAGAGGCAAACGGGACGGCGGCATGCGTGTGCCAGCCGGGGTACGCGGGAGGAGACTGCGAGACAG AGGTGAACGAATGCGAGTCCAGCCCTTGCCTGAACGGAGGGCACTGCGTCGACCTGGTTGATAACTACACCTGCGTGTGCCTGGAGCCCTTCGTGGGACAGCGCTGCGAGACAG acCCCTCTTCCTGCGAGGACCGGAGCTGCAGGAACCGTCAGACGTGCAACTACATCCGCCCGGGACGCTACATCTGCACGTGCTCCCCGGGCTATTACGGCAACAACTGCCAGTACG GTGGCCCCCGGGTACCCGGCGCCTGCCTCTCCAGCCCCTGCCAGAACGGGGGCAGCtgcctggagctggagcagggctaTGCCtgcgactgccaggagggctaCGGCGGGCAGGACTGCCGCGACA AGCTCTCTGAGGGCTGCGAGTGTCGGAACGGAGGCAGCTGCCTGGAGGGGAACGTCACCATCTGCCAGTGCCTGCCGGGGTATTTCGGTCTCCTCTGTGAATTCG AGGTGACCGCCACGCCGTGCAACGTCAACACGCAGTGCCCAGATGGCGGCTACTGCATGGAGTACGGTGGGAGCTACCTGTGCGTGTGCCACACCGACTACGGCACCAACCACA CGGTACCTTCCCCCTGCGACTCCGAGCCCTGCCTGAACGGGGGGTCCTGCGAGGCTCAGGACGACTCCTACACCTGCGAGTGTCCCCCGGGCTTCCTGGGGAAGCACTGCGAGAGAG CCCGGCCGCGGCTCTGCAGCACGGCGCCGTGCCGCAACGGGGGCACCTGCAAGGAGTCGGATGGCGAGTACCACTGCTCCTGCCCCTACCGCTTCACCGGCCGGCACTGTGAGATAG GTAAGCCGGACCCCTGCGCCTCAGGGCCGTGCCAGAACGGGGGCACCTGCTTCCACTACATCGGCAAGTACAAGTGCGACTGCGCCCCGGGCTACGCCGGACGGCACTGCGAGATCG TGCCGTCTCCCTGCTTTCTGAGCCCGTGTGAGAACGGTGCCACCTGCGAGGACCTCGGCGGGGACTTTGTGTGCACGTGCCCCGTGGGCTACACCGGGAAGCACTGCCAGACGG AGATCGACTGCGGCGTGCCCAGCGCGGTGAAGCACGCCCAGGCCTCCTTCAACTCCACCACGGTGGGCTCGCTGGCTGAATACCGCTGCGAGCTGGGCTATGCCCTCAGCCAGCACAACAGCCCCCGTGTCTGCCGCTCGCAGGGCGTCTGGAGCGACCCCCCCGAATGCGATG AGATCGACGAGTGCCGCTCCCAGCCTTGCCTGAATGGCGGTCAGTGCAAGGACCGCATCGCTGAGTTCCTGTGCGTGTGTGAGCCAGGATACGTGGGCCACCACTGTGAGTTGG AAGTTGATGAATGCCAGTCAGAGCCCTGCAAGAACGGCGGGACCTGCCGGGACCTCCCAGGctcttttgtttgcttctgtccCGAGGGCTTCGTGGGGATCCAGTGTGAGGAAG AAGTGGATGCCTGCGAGTCTGGCCCGTGCCAAAATGGAGGGGAGTGCGAAGGCTACCGAGGCTCCTACCTGTGTGTGTGCCCGGAGGGTTTCTTCGGCTACCATTGCGAGACAG CCAGCGACCCGTGCTTCTCCAGCCCGTGTGGGAGCCGAGGCTACTGCCTGCCCAGCAATGGCACCCACAGCTGCACCTGCAAAGTGAGCTACACAGGCAAGAGCTGCGAAAAAG tCAAACGCAACGTGAACAACAAGAATGATATCAGCAGGCCTGTCATGCTCACCACGCGCACTA GACCGCGTCCGGTGGAAGGCTTTGAGATCACGAACGTGACGGCCAGCACCATCACGGTGCAATGGGCTCTCCACCGGCTCAAGCACTCCACTGTCAGTAGGGTGCGTGTCTCCATCCGCCAGCCTGGGGACCTGGAAGACCGCACGGTGGAGCTGAACAGCAGCGTGGCCAAGTACACCTTCCT GGACCTGCAGCCAGGAGAGCGCTACATCGTCCATGTCACCACGCTGAGCGGCCTGGGGACAGAAGATCACCCCTCGGAGAGCCTGGCCACGGCTCCCTTCCACGTCTGGACGA GGCCTCTCCCCCCTCGCAACCTCACCGCCTCGCGCGTCACCCCCACCTCCGTGTCCGTGACGTGGGAGCAGCCGCCCGCTGGCGCCGTGGAGGGGTACATCATCAACGTCACCACCCTGCAGAGCGTCAAGAGCCGCTACGTGCCCAACGGCAAGCTCGCCTCCTACACCGTGCGGGACCTGCTGCCCGCCCAGCGCTACCGCCTCTCCGTGACGGCCGTGCAGAACACGGAGCAGGGGCAGGTGCACAGCGAGCCCATCCACCTCTACGTCACCACCC TGCAGAGGGATGGGGCTCCGGAGAGGCGCTGGAGCCAGGCTGGACACCCCCGGGTGCTGCGCaacaggctgcccccagccttcCTGCCTGAACTCCGCTTGCTCGCAGACCACGACACGGCTGAggagccctccccagcccccag GTTCACCGAGCTGGTGGATGGCAGAGGGAGGATCAGCGCCAGGTTCGGCACTGCGCTGAGCAGATCCATCACCGTGAAGACAC AGCCAGAGGCTCCTGTGAAGCTGGAGAACATCGAGGAGCCCGGCCGGGGCAGTCTGGCGCTGCAGCTGCACGAGGCACGGAGCAAAA GAACGGGGCAGAACTgctctgcaaacccctgcaagAACGGAGGCACCTGTGTGAGCGAGAGCGAGTCCTACCACTGCGACTGCAGCCCGGGCTTCAAGGGCAGGCACTGCGAGCTGG GTACAAGAGAGTCTACAAGGTACACCAGGATGTCTGCTACAAGGAGAGCTGCGAGAGCACCGGTTCCAAGAAGCCAAGCAGCAG aaaacaaagcgaCAGTCACACACTGA